The following nucleotide sequence is from Peribacillus sp. ACCC06369.
CATAACATACCCTTTTCCAAAAGATGTTGAAAAAGAAATTATGCAGTCTTTATCGGTAGACACGTCCAATGTGCAGTTAATTTGCAGTTTGAATTTTAAATTAGGAAAATTATTTGCCAATGCAGTAAAGGAAGTTTGTCTTAAAGCTGGATTTCCCATTAATAAACTGGATCTTATTGGATCCCATGGACAAACCATATACCACCAGCCTATACAAGAACAAAATTGGATTCCCTCCACGTTGCAAATTGGGGAAGCTGCAGTGATAGCTCATGATACAAACACTCCTGTTATATCTAACTTCCGTACGATGGACATGGCTGCAGGAGGACAAGGAGCTCCGCTTGTTCCTTTTACCGAATATATTCTTTATAGAAGCGAAACGAAGGGAAGATTACTTCAAAACATAGGGGGCATTGGAAATGTAACCGTCTTACCCAAGCAAGCATCTCTGGATGACATGTATGCTTTTGATACAGGGCCAGGGAATATGATCATTGATGAAGTATGCCGACAATTGTTCCATGTAAAATATGATGAAGGTGGTAAAATAGCTAAACAAGGACAAATTAATGACGAACTTTTATCTTATTGCATCAGTCATCCTTATATTATGAGCCCTCCACCAAAATCAACCGGCAGAGAATTGTTTGGCAAGCAATATGTTGTAAAACTATTAAAGATGTTTGAATCACTTCCAAGCCAAGATATTTTAGCAACCGTAACGATGTTCACAGCAAAGTCTATTGTGGAAAATTATCGAAATTTCATCTTTCCTAAAACCAATATAGAAGAAGTGATTATTGGCGGCGGTGGCAGCTACAATAAAACGTTATTAAATATGATCCAATCATTACTTGGAAATTCCATTCAAGTCTTGACTCAAGAAGAGTTGGGATACTCTTCTGAAGCAAAAGAAGCGGTGGCCTTTGCGCTACTTGCAAATGAGACTTTTCATGGTCATGCAAGTAACGTTCCCAAGGCTACCGGCGCTAACATCGATGTCATCCTTGGAAACATGACCTTCCCTCCTTCAACACATCGAATTAAGAAGTAAACATATTACAATATTATATTGGGAAGCAGATATATGAAGAAAAACAACGTTATCCTAAATGGATTGCAACTCAAATTTATATAACTTTTTCACAATTGTATAAGGTAAAAAGCTTATTAACTATTGAAAAAGAGTAAAAGGCACATCGATATTTGATGTGCCTTTTACTCTTTTTTTGAATGCCTGAAGAATCAGGCGAACTCTTCTATTTATTTAATTGCCAAGCATAAGAGATACATACTTCACTTCTAAATATTCATCCATGCCGAAGTGTCCCCCTTCTCTACCTAAGCCACTTTCCTTCATCCCGCCAAATGGTGCTTGGGCAGTGGATGGGGCACTGTCATTAATACCGACAATTCCATATTCAAGACCATCCGAATAAGTAACTGCTTTATTTAATGACTCCGTATACACATAAGCTGCCAAGCCAAAGTTTGTGTTATTGGCTCGATCTATCGCTTCTTGATCGGTTTTAAATGTACTGACAGGGGCAATTGGCCCAAACGTTTCTTCCTGCATGCACAGCATATCATCCGTTACTTTGGAAAGAATTACTGGTGCGATAAAATAACCTTGTTTTTCTTCGAATTTGGAGGTTTTATGGATGAAAGCTCCTTTACTTTTAGCATCCTCCAATTGAAGCTGGACTTTTTTTACTGCGGCTCCATCTATCAGGGGACCAAGATCGGTTCCATCCATTCCATTTCCAACCTTCAAGGTTAAAACAGCTTCTTCAAAAGCTTGTAAAAATGGCTGCTCGATCGTCTCATGGACGAAAATTCGGTTCGCACAAATACATGTTTGTCCGGCATTCCTGAATTTCGATTGAATCAAACCTTTTACGGCTTCTTCGATATTCGCATCTTCAGCAATGATGAACGGAGCCAATCCACCGAGTTCAAGCGAGACTTTTTTAACAGTTTCCGCCGCCTTTTTCATTAGATGTTTCCCTACAGGAGTGGAGCCAGTGAATGTAATCTTTTTTACACGTGAATCATTCATCCACACGTCAGACACATCTCCCGGTTTTTGGGTTGTTACAATATTTATTACGCCGTCTGGAATGCCTGCTTCATGGGCACTTTCAACTAACAGCAAAGCGGTCAAAGGCGTTTGTTCTGCGGGTTTGATGACGACGGTACATCCCGCAGCAAGGGCTGGCGCAACTTTCCTCGTGATCATTGCAGCCGGAAAATTCCATGGGGTAATGGCAGCAACGACACCCACCGCCTGCTTTTGCACTAAAATACGCTTTGAAGCAACGGAGGCTGGTATGATTTCCCCGTAGTTACGCTTTGCTTCTTCAGCAAACCATTTCACGAAACTTGAAGCATATTTCATTTCACCTTTTGCCTCGGCCAATGGCTTTCCTTGTTCCAGTGTCATGATTGTCGCGATTTCATCCAGCCTGTTCTCAATGATTGTGTACCACTTCTCAAGTAATTCCGCCCTATGATAAGCACTTGTTTTCGACCAAGTCAGAAAGGCAGCCTGAGCTGCATCCACAGCTGCCTTTGCCTCTTTTTCATTAGCGTCCGGAACATAGCCAACAGGCTCCAGTGTTGCTGGATTTTCTACTACAAAATGGTGTTCTGTATGAATGCGTTCGCCGTTAATATAAATTGGCCATTTTTCCACTACTTTTTTCATCCCGCTTTAATCTCCTCTTCTTCTTCTTCTTCATGATCTGTAAAAGTATTATCATTTTCTCCTTTGAAAAAGTCCTTTCCATATAAAAGGGCACATAATAGGATTCCTGCTGCAAACGCCATTCCAGCACCTTTTATAACTAGGATGGCAGCAACGACCCCTGCAATTCCCAGGTCGCGTTGGCTCTTTGCCTGCATCACACCGACGCGTACGCTAACATATCCCTGAACCAAGAGTGTTAAGGCCAAAGCAACACCTAGA
It contains:
- the anmK gene encoding anhydro-N-acetylmuramic acid kinase AnmK; this translates as MYIVGLMSGTSLDGIDAALVRVDYSGLETEMEMIEFITYPFPKDVEKEIMQSLSVDTSNVQLICSLNFKLGKLFANAVKEVCLKAGFPINKLDLIGSHGQTIYHQPIQEQNWIPSTLQIGEAAVIAHDTNTPVISNFRTMDMAAGGQGAPLVPFTEYILYRSETKGRLLQNIGGIGNVTVLPKQASLDDMYAFDTGPGNMIIDEVCRQLFHVKYDEGGKIAKQGQINDELLSYCISHPYIMSPPPKSTGRELFGKQYVVKLLKMFESLPSQDILATVTMFTAKSIVENYRNFIFPKTNIEEVIIGGGGSYNKTLLNMIQSLLGNSIQVLTQEELGYSSEAKEAVAFALLANETFHGHASNVPKATGANIDVILGNMTFPPSTHRIKK
- a CDS encoding NAD-dependent succinate-semialdehyde dehydrogenase, which translates into the protein MKKVVEKWPIYINGERIHTEHHFVVENPATLEPVGYVPDANEKEAKAAVDAAQAAFLTWSKTSAYHRAELLEKWYTIIENRLDEIATIMTLEQGKPLAEAKGEMKYASSFVKWFAEEAKRNYGEIIPASVASKRILVQKQAVGVVAAITPWNFPAAMITRKVAPALAAGCTVVIKPAEQTPLTALLLVESAHEAGIPDGVINIVTTQKPGDVSDVWMNDSRVKKITFTGSTPVGKHLMKKAAETVKKVSLELGGLAPFIIAEDANIEEAVKGLIQSKFRNAGQTCICANRIFVHETIEQPFLQAFEEAVLTLKVGNGMDGTDLGPLIDGAAVKKVQLQLEDAKSKGAFIHKTSKFEEKQGYFIAPVILSKVTDDMLCMQEETFGPIAPVSTFKTDQEAIDRANNTNFGLAAYVYTESLNKAVTYSDGLEYGIVGINDSAPSTAQAPFGGMKESGLGREGGHFGMDEYLEVKYVSLMLGN